One window of the Archangium primigenium genome contains the following:
- a CDS encoding Hsp70 family protein: protein MPACGLDFGTSNTALALPDGTVLPVSPGYSDPRLYRSVIFFPEDEKEPFTGFPAINRYLDDPSGRFIQSVKSFLHSASFRATQIRGRTWLIEDLVALLLRRVRDAAAPHLGGTAPESVVLGRPALFSSDAESDALAEQRLRRAAESAGFTQIQFLIEPIAAALSYESQLTRDELVLVADFGAGTTDLTLMRLGPSRRGNPDRRADVVGSTGVRIGGDRFDAEIMRHALLPRFGAGSTYRVRGFSDKRLPVPQHIMAKLLSWHEMSFIREKSTQELLELLQETSDKPTEAAALYDLVMDNLGYRLFRAIEAAKVRLSTQEETVLDFEEARIQLHEPITRAGFETACEPLLRELSEVTEGLLARCAGAGEVDAVFLTGGSSQIPAVRRLYTERFGEARVRTRDAFTSVAEGLGRASATL from the coding sequence ATGCCCGCTTGCGGACTCGACTTCGGAACCAGCAACACCGCCCTCGCGCTCCCGGACGGGACCGTGCTCCCCGTGTCGCCCGGCTACAGCGACCCGCGCCTGTACCGCTCCGTCATCTTCTTTCCCGAGGACGAGAAGGAGCCCTTCACGGGCTTTCCCGCCATCAACCGCTACCTGGACGACCCCTCCGGCCGGTTCATCCAGTCGGTGAAGTCCTTCCTGCACAGCGCGTCCTTCCGCGCCACGCAGATTCGCGGGCGCACCTGGCTCATCGAGGACCTGGTGGCCCTGTTGCTGCGCCGGGTGCGCGACGCGGCGGCCCCGCACCTGGGAGGCACCGCCCCCGAGTCCGTGGTGCTCGGCCGGCCCGCCCTCTTCTCCTCGGACGCCGAGTCGGACGCGCTCGCCGAGCAGCGCCTGCGCCGCGCCGCCGAGAGCGCCGGCTTCACCCAGATTCAATTCCTCATCGAGCCCATCGCCGCGGCGCTCTCCTACGAGTCCCAGCTCACGCGCGACGAGCTGGTGCTGGTGGCCGACTTCGGCGCGGGCACCACGGACCTGACGCTCATGCGCCTGGGCCCCTCGCGCCGGGGCAACCCGGACCGCCGCGCGGACGTGGTGGGCTCCACGGGCGTGCGCATCGGTGGAGACCGCTTCGACGCGGAGATCATGCGCCATGCGCTCCTGCCGCGCTTCGGCGCGGGCAGCACCTACCGCGTGCGCGGCTTCAGCGACAAGCGCCTGCCGGTGCCCCAGCACATCATGGCCAAGCTGCTGTCCTGGCACGAGATGTCCTTCATCCGCGAGAAGAGCACCCAGGAGCTGCTGGAGCTGCTGCAGGAGACGAGCGACAAGCCCACCGAGGCCGCGGCGCTCTACGACCTGGTCATGGACAACCTGGGCTACCGGCTCTTTCGCGCCATCGAGGCCGCCAAGGTGCGCCTGAGCACCCAGGAGGAGACGGTCCTGGACTTCGAGGAGGCGCGCATCCAGCTGCACGAGCCCATCACCCGCGCCGGCTTCGAGACGGCGTGCGAGCCGCTCCTGCGCGAGCTGAGCGAGGTGACCGAGGGGCTGCTCGCGCGCTGCGCGGGCGCGGGCGAGGTGGACGCGGTGTTCCTCACCGGCGGCTCCTCGCAGATCCCCGCCGTGCGCCGGCTGTACACCGAGCGCTTCGGCGAGGCGCGCGTGCGCACGCGCGACGCCTTCACCTCCGTGGCCGAGGGCCTGGGTCGGGCGTCCGCGACGCTCTAG
- a CDS encoding cellulase family glycosylhydrolase, which produces MRVLGPLWGLLLMGTACGEDVLERLEDEAAACDEAPAMRLGPAPSAAVFLNAYYLQEEATRDVRRGLAESPGVEETLAKAAALGAWAVRTNAYNDGTGDAALQVAPLVYDEQALQGLDRVLARARVHGVRLVLTLGNYWDAYGGTRRYVGWAGLPSPVEGDARFFTEPTVIAHYTAHIGRLLSRVNTVDGLRYGEHPAVLAWELLNEPRGRGLDAEGRAMRAWVDTVAAEVKRHAPGHLVGTGEEGFDTSPEGYDAAFWRDAAPGSLFQGGSSFRRNTASPFIDFASLHFYPEAYGVTREATARAGARWFAEHAALARASGKPLFVGEFALRNRDGFALEERRALYRGWWRCAWRSGVAASAPWMFAYDARPDSWDDYTFYFRDGSAPSDAANRYADLVIEAAALAGSR; this is translated from the coding sequence ATGCGTGTGCTCGGGCCGCTGTGGGGACTCTTGCTGATGGGCACGGCGTGCGGCGAGGACGTGCTGGAGCGGCTCGAGGACGAGGCCGCGGCCTGTGACGAGGCGCCCGCGATGCGGCTGGGGCCGGCGCCCTCCGCGGCCGTGTTCCTCAACGCCTACTACCTCCAGGAGGAGGCGACGCGGGACGTGCGCCGGGGCCTCGCCGAGTCGCCCGGGGTGGAGGAGACGCTCGCCAAGGCGGCGGCGCTCGGGGCCTGGGCCGTGCGCACCAACGCCTATAATGATGGGACGGGGGACGCGGCCCTCCAGGTGGCGCCGCTCGTCTATGACGAGCAGGCGCTCCAGGGGTTGGACCGGGTGCTCGCGCGGGCGCGGGTGCACGGGGTGCGGCTCGTGCTGACGCTGGGCAACTACTGGGATGCGTACGGGGGCACGCGGCGCTACGTGGGGTGGGCGGGGCTGCCGTCTCCCGTGGAGGGCGACGCGCGCTTCTTCACCGAGCCCACCGTCATCGCGCACTACACGGCCCACATCGGTCGGCTGCTCTCCCGGGTCAACACGGTGGACGGGCTGCGGTATGGCGAGCACCCGGCGGTGCTGGCCTGGGAGCTGCTCAACGAGCCGCGAGGCCGGGGCCTGGACGCCGAGGGGCGGGCGATGCGCGCCTGGGTGGACACGGTGGCCGCCGAGGTGAAGCGCCATGCGCCCGGCCACCTGGTCGGCACGGGCGAGGAGGGCTTCGACACCTCCCCGGAAGGCTATGACGCCGCGTTCTGGCGCGACGCGGCGCCCGGCTCGCTCTTCCAGGGGGGCAGCAGTTTCCGGCGCAACACGGCCTCGCCCTTCATCGACTTCGCCAGCCTGCACTTCTATCCGGAAGCCTATGGCGTGACGCGCGAGGCCACCGCCCGGGCCGGGGCGCGCTGGTTCGCCGAGCACGCGGCGCTCGCCCGCGCGTCGGGCAAACCGTTGTTCGTGGGCGAGTTCGCCCTGCGCAACCGGGACGGCTTCGCGCTCGAGGAGCGGCGTGCCCTGTACCGGGGCTGGTGGCGGTGCGCCTGGCGCTCGGGCGTGGCCGCGAGTGCGCCGTGGATGTTCGCCTACGACGCCCGGCCCGACTCCTGGGACGACTACACGTTCTATTTCCGGGACGGCAGCGCGCCCTCGGACGCCGCCAACCGCTACGCGGACCTGGTCATCGAGGCCGCCGCCCTCGCCGGCTCGCGCTGA
- the def gene encoding peptide deformylase: MLLKIVQTGEPVLRQRARDLTPEEMTSPATRRLIDLMRDTMRDAPGVGLAAPQVGVDVRVAVIEDRAEYQAMLPPAELAARERQVVDFHVLINPRLVVEDATPVEFHEGCLSVNGFSALVRRARAVRVEAFDEQGRPFSRVATGWYARILQHEVDHLEGTLYLDRMEPRSFSTLDNHRRHWAGKQVAEVRRALGLVP, encoded by the coding sequence ATGCTCTTGAAGATCGTCCAGACGGGAGAGCCGGTGCTGCGCCAGCGGGCCCGGGACCTCACGCCCGAGGAGATGACGAGCCCGGCGACCCGACGGCTCATCGACCTCATGCGCGACACCATGCGGGATGCGCCCGGTGTCGGGCTGGCCGCGCCCCAGGTGGGCGTGGACGTGCGGGTGGCCGTCATCGAGGACCGCGCCGAGTACCAGGCGATGCTGCCCCCCGCGGAGCTCGCCGCGCGCGAGCGCCAGGTGGTGGACTTCCACGTGCTCATCAACCCCCGGCTGGTGGTGGAGGACGCGACGCCCGTGGAGTTCCACGAGGGGTGCCTGAGCGTGAATGGCTTCTCCGCGCTGGTGCGGCGGGCGCGCGCCGTGCGGGTGGAGGCCTTCGACGAGCAGGGCCGGCCCTTCAGCCGCGTGGCCACGGGCTGGTACGCGCGCATCCTCCAGCACGAGGTGGATCACCTCGAGGGCACGCTCTACCTCGACCGCATGGAGCCGCGCAGCTTCTCCACGCTGGACAACCACCGGCGGCACTGGGCGGGCAAGCAGGTCGCCGAGGTGCGCCGGGCCCTGGGGCTCGTCCCCTGA
- a CDS encoding helix-turn-helix domain-containing protein, with translation MDDIDSLKRHLGAALLRARERAGLTQADVSSRSGLAAAVYGRIERGQMLPSVPTLHRLCMTLPISASALLDLQSPKALAAAAPEPELTPELTRLARLLRLLTPQGLRCVGALAADIRRRKNLAPFAED, from the coding sequence ATGGACGACATTGATTCGTTGAAGCGCCACCTCGGAGCCGCCTTGCTGCGGGCGCGGGAGCGGGCGGGATTGACCCAGGCGGACGTGTCCTCGCGCTCGGGGCTCGCCGCGGCCGTGTATGGGCGGATCGAGCGGGGACAGATGCTGCCCAGCGTGCCCACGCTGCACCGGCTGTGCATGACGCTGCCCATCTCCGCCAGTGCCCTCTTGGACCTCCAGTCCCCCAAGGCCCTGGCCGCCGCCGCGCCCGAGCCGGAGCTGACCCCGGAGCTCACGCGCCTGGCCCGCCTGCTGCGCCTCCTCACGCCCCAGGGCCTGCGCTGTGTGGGGGCACTCGCCGCGGACATCCGTCGACGAAAGAACCTCGCGCCCTTCGCGGAGGATTGA
- a CDS encoding chalcone isomerase family protein, translated as MALALALLAGGAEARALSGVRMPDAISVEGQELTLNHMDVKRRYVFDVYVWGLYLTQKPSSNQEAIASNQAKQLQMHFKRNVNRDQLVTAFREFLSQSESLRSPEMRRLSEQLLQSLRGVKKGDSLLISYVPDQGLVVAGEGSGGANIPGKAFADALFTAWLRANPIQ; from the coding sequence ATGGCGCTGGCGCTGGCGCTGCTGGCGGGAGGCGCCGAGGCCCGCGCCCTCAGTGGCGTGCGGATGCCGGATGCCATCTCCGTGGAGGGTCAGGAGCTCACCCTGAACCACATGGACGTGAAGCGGCGCTACGTCTTCGACGTCTATGTGTGGGGGCTCTACCTGACCCAGAAGCCCAGCTCCAACCAGGAGGCCATCGCCTCCAACCAGGCCAAGCAGCTGCAGATGCACTTCAAGCGCAACGTGAACCGTGACCAGCTCGTGACGGCCTTCCGGGAGTTCCTCTCCCAAAGCGAGTCGTTGCGCTCGCCGGAGATGCGGCGGCTGTCCGAACAGCTCCTGCAGTCGCTGCGCGGCGTGAAGAAGGGTGACTCGTTGCTCATCAGCTACGTGCCCGACCAGGGCCTGGTGGTCGCGGGCGAGGGCAGCGGAGGCGCGAACATTCCCGGCAAGGCCTTCGCGGATGCGCTCTTCACCGCCTGGCTGCGCGCCAATCCCATCCAGTAG
- a CDS encoding alpha/beta fold hydrolase, whose protein sequence is MLHGFLGTGRNLRTLATAWSAADPERRLLLPDLTGHGTSPGLPADATLAGVARDVLDTARAAGLDGPLDVVGHSLGGRVALALSQLAPEAVARVDLLDITPGPVPHALSESGKVLEILGAAPARAADRKAMREELTGRGLSGGLSDWLLMNLETAPEGGVRWRFDREALAHFHGRFLDEDLWPALTRPGLPVRCIRGGRSQYVDERAQARMEALGCPVETLPEAGHFVHIDAAEAVLRWLQAGRV, encoded by the coding sequence ATGCTGCATGGCTTCCTCGGCACGGGGCGCAACCTGCGCACGCTCGCCACGGCCTGGAGCGCCGCGGACCCGGAGCGCCGCCTGCTCCTGCCGGACCTGACGGGCCATGGCACCTCGCCGGGGCTGCCCGCGGACGCCACCCTGGCCGGCGTGGCCCGGGATGTCCTGGACACCGCGCGCGCGGCGGGCCTGGACGGGCCCCTGGACGTGGTGGGCCATTCGCTGGGCGGCCGCGTGGCGCTCGCCCTGAGCCAGCTCGCGCCCGAGGCGGTGGCGCGCGTCGACCTGCTGGACATCACCCCGGGCCCCGTCCCGCACGCCCTCTCGGAGAGCGGCAAGGTGCTGGAGATACTCGGGGCGGCCCCCGCGCGGGCGGCGGACCGCAAGGCCATGCGCGAGGAGCTGACGGGCCGGGGGCTCTCGGGGGGGCTGTCCGACTGGCTCCTGATGAACCTGGAGACGGCGCCCGAGGGCGGCGTGCGCTGGCGCTTCGATCGCGAGGCCCTCGCCCACTTCCACGGCCGGTTCCTCGACGAGGACCTGTGGCCGGCCCTCACCCGGCCGGGGCTGCCGGTGCGTTGCATTCGCGGCGGCCGGTCCCAATATGTGGATGAGCGGGCACAGGCCCGCATGGAGGCCCTTGGCTGCCCGGTGGAGACGCTCCCCGAGGCGGGACACTTCGTCCACATCGACGCCGCCGAGGCCGTGCTGCGCTGGCTCCAGGCGGGCCGCGTCTGA
- a CDS encoding general secretion pathway protein GspE, which translates to MLGEVLMELGLIDRAQLRLALVHHHEMNVPLGRALVREGLCTEADILRALAQQQGVPAIDLDREPLHPKLTRLVSKRIARQYRVVPLRLEKGEREVLHIAVPAPVSLEALDAVRAVAGKPRVEAHLASDPALTRALAALYRFPMDKPEPPLKRSTYARGPDAPVLLYAWPPVTATLISRALSREGIQTRVVSPLETMHTQPGDLVFAPVQAMEGLLAGEARIEGTLLLSGSSDDEDLQRAHRVGARGYVSNPLDELMLLRAIRRLRPGAGASSGAQGAV; encoded by the coding sequence ATGCTCGGTGAAGTCCTGATGGAGTTGGGACTGATCGATCGGGCTCAATTGCGGCTCGCCCTGGTGCACCACCACGAGATGAACGTGCCCCTGGGCCGGGCGCTCGTGCGCGAGGGCCTGTGCACCGAGGCGGACATCCTGCGCGCGCTCGCCCAGCAACAGGGCGTGCCCGCCATCGACCTGGACCGCGAGCCCCTGCACCCCAAGCTCACGCGGCTGGTGTCCAAGCGCATCGCGCGTCAGTACCGCGTGGTGCCGCTGCGGCTGGAGAAGGGCGAGCGCGAGGTGCTGCACATCGCCGTGCCCGCCCCCGTGTCCCTGGAGGCCCTGGACGCCGTGCGGGCCGTCGCGGGCAAGCCGCGCGTGGAGGCGCACCTCGCCTCGGATCCCGCGCTGACCCGGGCGCTCGCGGCGCTCTACCGCTTTCCCATGGACAAGCCCGAACCGCCCCTCAAGCGGTCCACGTACGCCCGGGGCCCGGATGCGCCCGTGCTGCTCTATGCGTGGCCGCCCGTCACCGCGACGCTCATCTCCCGGGCGCTCTCGCGCGAGGGCATCCAGACGCGGGTCGTCTCGCCGCTGGAGACCATGCACACCCAGCCGGGTGACCTGGTGTTCGCCCCCGTCCAGGCCATGGAAGGCCTGCTCGCGGGCGAGGCGCGGATCGAGGGCACCCTGCTGCTGTCCGGTTCCTCGGATGACGAGGACTTGCAGCGGGCCCACCGGGTCGGCGCGCGGGGTTATGTCTCCAACCCGCTCGACGAGCTGATGCTGCTGCGCGCCATCCGCCGTCTGAGACCCGGCGCGGGCGCCAGCTCGGGTGCCCAGGGCGCCGTCTAG
- a CDS encoding Lrp/AsnC family transcriptional regulator, with translation MDDLDYRLIDLLQRDGRATQLELSRSVGLSQPAVAERIRKLEERGVITGYAARVDATKLGKDITAFIGVSIEHPKYFEGFAKKVLALPDVLEAHRVAGQDSYLLKVRTANTRTLDSLLVETLRVIAGVTRTHTTIVLTSIKEGTHVYVDPDELKGA, from the coding sequence ATGGACGACCTGGACTACCGCCTCATCGACCTGCTGCAGCGCGACGGCCGCGCCACCCAGTTGGAGCTGTCCCGCTCGGTGGGACTGAGCCAGCCGGCGGTGGCCGAGCGCATCCGCAAGCTCGAGGAGCGGGGCGTCATCACCGGCTACGCGGCGCGGGTGGACGCGACGAAGCTGGGCAAGGACATCACCGCCTTCATCGGCGTGAGCATCGAGCACCCCAAGTACTTCGAGGGCTTCGCCAAGAAGGTGCTCGCCCTGCCCGACGTGCTCGAGGCACACCGGGTGGCCGGCCAGGACTCGTATCTGCTCAAGGTGCGCACGGCGAACACGCGCACCCTGGACTCACTGCTCGTGGAGACGCTGCGTGTCATCGCGGGCGTCACCCGCACCCACACCACCATCGTGCTGACCTCCATCAAGGAGGGAACGCACGTGTATGTCGACCCCGACGAGCTGAAGGGAGCTTGA
- a CDS encoding PLP-dependent aminotransferase family protein, which translates to MTAVPASAPPSLRLAQRMSRMKPSAVREILKVAERPDVLSFAGGLPAPELFPVEAIAQAHAEVFAEEGRAALQYSTTEGYGPLREWIAAWLGGHGQRVSADGVLITNGSQQGIELVAKVMLDPGDLVVVESPSYLAALQTFSGYEVSFLVAGSDDDGMRVDELERLCAARKPKLIYLVPNFQNPKGTTLSLERRRALVRFAQHHRILILEDDPYGELRFRGEHLPSLASLDDEGVVVGLGSFSKVLAPGLRIGWMVAPREVQRAATVVKQAADLHTATVAQRATARLLSRFDFQGHLAHLRGVYGERCEAMLGALERHMPAGTRWTRPDGGMFVWAELPAGLNADTLFPLALEKRVAFVPGTSFFAAEPRHEFMRLNFSNRPPELLEEGMRRLGAVIASRRA; encoded by the coding sequence ATGACCGCCGTCCCCGCCTCCGCGCCTCCGTCCTTGCGGCTCGCCCAGCGCATGTCGCGCATGAAACCCTCGGCCGTCCGGGAAATCCTCAAGGTGGCCGAGCGGCCCGACGTGCTCTCGTTCGCCGGAGGGCTGCCCGCGCCCGAGCTCTTCCCGGTGGAGGCCATCGCCCAGGCGCATGCCGAGGTGTTCGCCGAGGAGGGCCGCGCGGCGCTCCAGTACAGCACCACGGAGGGCTACGGCCCCTTGCGCGAGTGGATCGCCGCCTGGCTGGGCGGGCACGGCCAGCGCGTGAGCGCCGACGGGGTGCTCATCACCAATGGCTCGCAGCAGGGCATCGAGCTGGTGGCCAAGGTGATGTTGGATCCAGGCGACCTGGTGGTGGTGGAGAGCCCGAGCTACCTCGCGGCGCTGCAGACGTTCAGCGGCTACGAGGTGTCGTTCCTGGTGGCGGGCAGTGACGACGACGGCATGCGGGTGGACGAGCTGGAGCGGCTGTGCGCCGCGCGCAAGCCCAAGCTCATCTACCTGGTGCCCAACTTCCAGAACCCCAAGGGCACCACGCTGTCGCTGGAGCGGCGCCGGGCGCTCGTGCGCTTCGCCCAGCACCACCGCATCCTCATCCTCGAGGATGATCCGTATGGCGAGCTGCGCTTCCGCGGCGAGCACCTGCCGTCGCTGGCGTCGCTCGACGACGAGGGCGTGGTGGTGGGCCTGGGCTCGTTCTCCAAGGTGCTGGCCCCCGGGCTGCGCATTGGCTGGATGGTGGCGCCGCGCGAGGTGCAGCGCGCGGCCACCGTGGTCAAGCAGGCGGCGGACCTGCACACGGCCACCGTGGCGCAGCGGGCCACGGCGCGGCTCCTGTCGCGCTTCGACTTCCAGGGGCACCTGGCGCACCTGCGCGGCGTGTACGGCGAGCGGTGCGAGGCCATGCTCGGCGCGCTCGAGCGGCACATGCCCGCGGGCACCCGGTGGACCCGGCCCGACGGCGGCATGTTCGTGTGGGCGGAGCTGCCCGCGGGCCTCAACGCGGACACCCTCTTCCCGCTCGCGCTGGAGAAGCGGGTGGCCTTCGTGCCCGGCACCTCGTTCTTCGCCGCCGAGCCGCGCCACGAGTTCATGCGGCTCAACTTCTCCAACCGCCCGCCGGAGCTGTTGGAGGAAGGGATGCGGCGGCTGGGCGCCGTCATCGCGTCGCGGCGCGCCTGA